The DNA region ATCCGGATCGTGCGGTTCAACACGGCCACCTCGGCCCGCAGATCGAGGTCCCACGTGCGCTGGGGGTTGCTGTAGGTCTCGATCTCGCCGTAGTGGCGGCGGGCGAGCGGCTGGTTGAGGGTGAGGCGGGTCGTTCCGTCGCCCAGATCGGTAGCCGCCGCAATGACGCGGACCTCCTGATCCGCGTAGTCGTAGGAAGAGCTCGCGATGACGATCTGGTCGCCCACCTTCCAGTTGAGGGAGCCGTCCGAAGCGGCGCTCGTTACGCCATCAAAGTTGCGTTCGATCACGTTCTCGACTGGGATCGACGCAGCGCCAACTTCTGCGGTTGCGGCGAGCTTGGTGAACGACAGCTTCTCTTCGCCGAAAAACTGCAATCGGCCGCCGCCGGCAGCCATGAGGAAGGCGTTGTTGTCCGAAACTTGCAGGGCGCCCGTGGCGGTTTCAATGATAAAGTCGGCGTTGGGGTCGTCGCCCGTGAGCGTGAGGGTAAACACCCCGGCGTCGAAGCGGTCTGCCGCGGTCCCTACTTGGAACAGGCCGCCGCTGTTCACGTGGACCCAGTCGGCGGTGAGCGACTTGTCTGCCGTGGCAACGCCGCTGTCGGCGTCGAGCACCAGCGCGACGTGGCGCCACGCGCCGGGCGTGACGCCCGTCTGCAGGATCCAATCGCCGGTCCAGCCGCTCTCGGAGGTCGTGGCGTTCCAGGCGCCGGCGTACAGTGTGTCCCCTTCCAGATAGATCGCGAGCCCGCGGCCCCCACCCCCTTGCTTGTAGAGGACCTGCCGCCCGACCGTATCGTCCGCGTTGAACCACAGCGAGATTGTCTTCTCAGGGAAGATGCCGTCGTTCAGGTCGACCGAGTTGCCGACTTGTAGCACGCTGGAGAGGCCATCGAGTACTAGCGCGCCGCCGGCCAGCACAGCCCCGCCCGCAACCGTGCCGTTGTCGCTGACCGCGCCGCTGGCCGCCACATCGCGGGCCGACGGCGGCGCCGAAGTCGCGCCGACATAGTCTCGCCAGAGCGAGTAATCCGCAGCGTCAACAATGCCGTCGCCGTTCCCGTCGGCCCCGTCGAACGGGCTCGCGACCGTCGACCCGAAGGCGTTACGCCAGACGTTGTAGTCGTCTTGATCGATCGTCTCATTGCGGTCGTAGTCCCCAGCAAGCAAGTCGCCATCAAAGGTCCACCGCGCTACGGCGTCGTCCGAGGCCAGCGACGAACCATCGCTCCGCAAACTGCCGGCAATCTGCTGGACTTCCGCCGCGCTCAGGGCGCGGTTATAGCTGACGACCGAATCGATCTGCCCGTCGAAGTAGGCGCCGCTGCTGATGACGCCGGTGTGCGTAAGCAATGCGCCGTTGGCGCCCCCGATGCCGATCGCCGTGAGGTGCGCCCAGAGCTGTGAACCCTGGACGGATCCGACCAACTGACCATCGTAGTACAGCTTCAAACGATCGGGGGCGACGACCGCGGGATTCGAAGAGACAGCGTTCAGGTTCTCAGAGGCCGCCAGCTTGCCGTGGACAACCAGCTCCTTCGCAACGTGGTCGATGCCCGTGAGGTCGACCGTGACGCCCGTTGATACGATCGCCCGCGTCGTGGCGTCGGGGATCCCGTTGTCCCAAGTTGCGAGGTCGTGCCAGGGGCCGCTCTGCACGGCCGTGGTCGCCGAGAGGGCGAGGCGAGGCTCCAGTGCGAGGAATAGTCGACGCCGGGGGGATCCCCGCCGGCGGTCGCAGCGCCGACGGCGCCAAAGGGACCGTCCGGCGTGCGTGATTAGGTCCCAGAACCGCTGCTGCGCTGCATGCATCCTGGAAGGGCGGTGCTGGCATCGTGTCGATCTCAAGTGCGAAGCGTTCCTTCTGTTCGATTGCGTCTTCTGCGCCAGACGCTGCTCTGCGCGCCAAGATCAACCTGCTAGCGAGAGTCTGCCTTGCGACCCGCGTTAGCCGCGGCGACTGGCCTTTCGCCCGCCTTGATCAGGGAGGTTAGTTTGGCCGGAGTAATCGCGGCGTCCGATGTGTCGGCCGCATGCTTGATCAGGGCCCTGAGCAACCGCGTCCGCACGCCGGCCGAGTCGGGGTCGTCGGCGAGATTGTTCACTTCGTAGGGGTCGGCCTGCACGTCGTAGAGCTCTAGCTCGGCCGGCTGGAACTCACCTAGTTCCGAGCAGGTCTCATCCAGCAAGCGGTACGCCTCGGGGTGCTCTTCGCGATTGGCGACGACACTGTCGAACGAGCGGTTGTGCCAGGGGGCGTTGCCGTCACCCGGCGTGACCCAGTACTGCAGGTCTGCATTGAAGTCGCGCCGGCCGTCTATATCGCTGCGGTAGATCAGCCGATACCGCCCGTCGTAAATTGCACGCTCTTCCATCACCACGGCGCCAGCATGAAGCCCGTGCGTCACTTCCCCGACAACTGTCTCACGGCCAGGTAGGCTTGTGCTCACCCCGTCCAGCAGCGGCAGCAGCGACTGGCCGTGCAGGCCATTGGGAACTTCGATGCCGGCGTACTGCAGGATGGTCGGCATCAGGTCGATCTCGCTGACCAGCTCGTCGGAGACCACTCCCTGTTGGACGCCCGGGCCACGCACCGCCAGGGGCACGCGGAGGCCGAAGTCGTAGGGGGACATTTTGCCTCGGTGGAACGCCGGCCCGTGGTCCCCCATGAAGATCACGATCGTCTGCCCCGCTTGACCGCTTCGCTCGAGCCCGGCGAGCACGTCGCCGACGTGCTCGTCGGCGCGCTCGACGGCGTCGAGGTACTCTGCCCAGTCTTGCCGCACCTCGGGTGTGTCTGGCAGGAACGCCGGGACTTCGACCTTGGTACGTTCAACGGTCAGCTTGACTTCGTCGCCGTTGCGGAAGGGCCGGTGGGGCTGCTCGATGTTGCAGAAGTAGAACCAGGGCCGCCCCTCGGCGGTCGCCTCGCCGGCAAACTGCTCGACCTTATCGCCGGTGGCGACACGGTCCCAGCGGTCGTAGGGGAACTTGCTGTTCGGAGCGACGTGAAGCTTGTCGCTCACCCCCGTGAAGTACCCTTGTTTCTTCAGCAACTCCACCAGCGTCGGGGTGTCGTCCGGCACGCGCAGCCGTTGGTAGAACCCATTCGTACGCTGGTCTTCAGACAGCTCCGAGTCCGGCTTGAAGTAATTGACGGTATTGGTAGCGATGCCGTTGGCGTGTGAGTGTAAACCGGTGTAGATGTTCGCCTTCGACGCGGAGCAGACGGGGTAATTGACGAAAGCCTCGGCAAAGTAGACTCCCTGATTTGCGATGGAGTCCATGTGGGGCGTTTCGACGCCGGGCGTCCCGACGAAGCCGAGTTGGGCCCCCTGGTCCTCGGTCAGGATGAACAAGAAGTTGGGATGCGGCTGCGCGGCGTCCGTGGCGGACGTCGTTGCGAGCGCTCCAAGACAGACCGCTGCAACGACGTGTCTTGCTGCCGTGGTTCGGACTCGAGACGATTGCATTGTTAACCGTGTGGGAAATGCGGAGGGCGCTCGGCGGCGCAATCAGTAACCGGATACGACTTGCTCGTCGTTCCGGATGCCCAGGCGTTGGTAAACCCCGAGTTCCGAGGGATTGATGAGCGTCATGATGTCGGGGTTCTCGATCGTCATCCCGCTGCTGCTGCCGTCGAAACCGTCGTTCGCGCCGGCGTCGCTGTAGTCGATGTCTTCGGTAATGAAGTGGACCGAACCGTCGCAGAAGGAGAACACGGCGCCGCCCGGGTGCAGGCTGGCGAAGCCTTCGCCGCACCCGTCGGTGATGGGGCAGGAGGTGTCGGTGCAGGGGATCGACAAGTTGAGGGGTTCACTCACGCGGCCGGTGCACATCGACGGCCCCGCCGCCGAGCGGCCACCCTGGTTGATGGTGCCGACCCACCAGCCGGAGTTGCAATTGTCGAGCCCGTGACGTTCGCCGATGGCGAACGTCTTGCTCGAGCCGTCGATCAGCTTGCGGAACGACACCCTGGGGGCGTTGGATGCGAAATAAATGCCGTTGTTGTCACGGTCGGCTCCGGCGTCGAGCCAGCCGCTGACTGCAATGTAATTGGCCGCGCCGGCCGGGTCGTCGTGACCCGCCTTGCCGATGTCGGTGCGCCGCCAGGGGTTGCCCGGCTTGCCGATGAGCGCTTCGCCGGTGTCGCTCGGGCAACGGAATGCGGGGAGCTCCTGTAGGAAGATCGGCCGCGTCGTCGGGTCCTTACGAGCCACCTCCATGAGTCGGGAGGTGACGCCGAGCGTATCGTGTAGCGGCGCCTGTTCGATGTCCGGCAAGATCAATGCCCCCCAGCCCCAACCCTCTCCCTGCGTGTTGGATCCCTTCACGCGGTTAACGTAGCCCGACGGGAACGATTCGGCCCGGTCGTGGTAGTTCAGGGTCGCCAGCGTCAACTGTTTTAGGTTATTCACGCACTGCGATCGCCGCGCGGCTTCGCGTGCGGCCTGAACCGCCGGCAGCAGCAGCGCCACAAGGATACCGATGATGGCAATGACGACCAGCAACTCCACCAGGGTGAAGCCGCTCAAGCGCCGGGTCGGCCGGAAGTGGCTATGGGACATCAATCACAAGCTCCGTGTTGGAATCGTTGATATCAATCTGCGTCTCGTACGTCGGGAACAGGGGCTTGCCGAAAGGCCGCATCTCGCTGGGGGGCGAACCATCGAACCCGTCCACCACCACGCGGTGCGGGCCGGCCACGGCGCCCTTGCCGCTGGGCGTCTTGAACTTGCCGTTTTGGATGACGCCGATCGTCGCCGGGCCGCTGTTGCCCAACGAGTGGTCCGGGCCCAGCATTACCGTGCCGCTAGGAACCGGCGCTCCGTTGTGCTTGACCTCGCCCTGGATGTCGAAGCGCTGGAGCCCACCCCCGCCGCATCCGGCGATGGTTGCGCCAAGCACCGTCAGCACCGAGGCGCCAAGATACCGTTTCATTTCTGCTAGCTCCAAAGGATTGAACGTGCGATGAACGCTAGGCGCGGTGCGGCCGCACGGCCGTCGAACAAACCAAGAAGACCAGCACCCCGAGGGCAAGTGTGCCCGGCTCCGGCACAGCGCTCCCGGCAGCGATGGCCCCGCTGGCGGGCTGCCCAAAGTTGTTCTTCCACTGGTCGTAGTATGCGGACGTCACCGGCGCACCTAGGCCGCCGTCGTTCGGCAGTGCGTTGCTGGTGTTGAGGTTGTCCCGCCACACGGTGTAGTCGGCCGCGTCGACCACGCCGTCGTTATTATAGTCGCCCGGAGTGCCGGCGCTGACGGTCAGTCCGTCGAGCGTAATCTGCGTGCCAGAGACGGAGAGGCTGGCGCCGACCGGCAGGTCGATCACATTAGCGAACGCGTTGCCGACCAGGGAGCCGCCAGCAAAGTCTGCGACGACGTAGCTGGACTGCGAAGGTGACGCGATGTTCAGATCGAGCGTCAAGCCGGTGATGTCGAGCGTGCCGTCCACCGTGATGAGGTCGGCGGTTGAGCCGCTGATATTGTAGGCCAGGGTTCCGCCCGTCCCCTTCATCAGCGCGTTGTCGGTGATGGTGATGTTGGAGTTGTCCAACGAGCCGCTCAGGTTAACGGTCAGCAGGTCGCTCCCTTGAAA from Pirellulimonas nuda includes:
- a CDS encoding DUF1559 domain-containing protein; the encoded protein is MSHSHFRPTRRLSGFTLVELLVVIAIIGILVALLLPAVQAAREAARRSQCVNNLKQLTLATLNYHDRAESFPSGYVNRVKGSNTQGEGWGWGALILPDIEQAPLHDTLGVTSRLMEVARKDPTTRPIFLQELPAFRCPSDTGEALIGKPGNPWRRTDIGKAGHDDPAGAANYIAVSGWLDAGADRDNNGIYFASNAPRVSFRKLIDGSSKTFAIGERHGLDNCNSGWWVGTINQGGRSAAGPSMCTGRVSEPLNLSIPCTDTSCPITDGCGEGFASLHPGGAVFSFCDGSVHFITEDIDYSDAGANDGFDGSSSGMTIENPDIMTLINPSELGVYQRLGIRNDEQVVSGY
- a CDS encoding sulfatase family protein produces the protein MQSSRVRTTAARHVVAAVCLGALATTSATDAAQPHPNFLFILTEDQGAQLGFVGTPGVETPHMDSIANQGVYFAEAFVNYPVCSASKANIYTGLHSHANGIATNTVNYFKPDSELSEDQRTNGFYQRLRVPDDTPTLVELLKKQGYFTGVSDKLHVAPNSKFPYDRWDRVATGDKVEQFAGEATAEGRPWFYFCNIEQPHRPFRNGDEVKLTVERTKVEVPAFLPDTPEVRQDWAEYLDAVERADEHVGDVLAGLERSGQAGQTIVIFMGDHGPAFHRGKMSPYDFGLRVPLAVRGPGVQQGVVSDELVSEIDLMPTILQYAGIEVPNGLHGQSLLPLLDGVSTSLPGRETVVGEVTHGLHAGAVVMEERAIYDGRYRLIYRSDIDGRRDFNADLQYWVTPGDGNAPWHNRSFDSVVANREEHPEAYRLLDETCSELGEFQPAELELYDVQADPYEVNNLADDPDSAGVRTRLLRALIKHAADTSDAAITPAKLTSLIKAGERPVAAANAGRKADSR